The genomic window ctcacaAATGATACATAGTCGCTCGAATAACACTTGAATGAATAaggggaaaagaaaagaaaaaaacaaatgtcacCGAGGGACAAACCTTGTACCTTTCCAGCCTTCTTACGAATATGCATCAATTAGTTTTTTCTCCTAGTTAATTAATCCGGTTTAGaaagtttctttttgattCTTGTGTACTCATTACCCTTCTCTAACTTCTCCAGGTGCGGAACTAGCAGCAACCAAAGATGATGTAGCAGCTTCTTTATATATCTGAGCCCTCTTGTGACTTGAAAATAGCATCCTTTCCTCCAAGCCTCTTTGAACTCGTGGCTGCATCCAAGACCGGTGGCTTTCAAATTCTCCACGGCAATGAAGACCAATGACAAGTTCATTTGGCATGTCACTCCCTCCCTGCATGTGATGTTTTGCCTTGTTCAGATACGTTGTAAATAGTTGGATTAACCTCTTCTCCACATTCTCCATTTATCTGCTCCAAACCTGATCCCCTATTACTCTTAGTTACCCGTTTACTTACCTCTATGCATTTTCTTTATCCAGCTATGTTTGTTCTGCTTTCCACGAAGATATGCACTCAGGCGTTTCTAGATCAGCAAGGTTAAATACTTGATCAGATTCTTAAACCTGTATCCAACGTATTAACTGAACAAATGAGAAgcaaaatatgtaaaacagAATCGTTACCAACTGGTTAAAGATCAGAATCAATATGAGTAAGCAAACCCAAGAAAACGCCAATCTAGCTAAAACGAGGTGGGATTGGGACAGTCGTTACTCGTTAGAAAGCCAAAAGcaagaaaattacaatttacaagaaccctaattacAAGAATTTAGTGGATGTATTTGGTGGGTTTTCTTTAACAAACTTACAATATACATCTACTTAATTCTAACACGTCTTTGTTACgtaaactttctttttgtttataaaattgttACGTAAATTTGACAACCTATGCATGACaataccttttctttttctatgaCATCATTATGGACCAGACAGACGAATATATTTAACAAGGTTTCgattcttctttgtttatgtttattgAATCTCCCATTCAAGTCATTTCGCCGTCAAGATCTTGAACAAGGTCTCGCTCCAATATCCCGCTCGGTCTAGTTCACCAATGTCAGCCCTCTCACCTGGCGGAGTTGATCAATATTTAGATTTCACTgcacttttttcttctataggCATAAA from Arabidopsis thaliana chromosome 3, partial sequence includes these protein-coding regions:
- a CDS encoding uncharacterized protein (BEST Arabidopsis thaliana protein match is: Homeodomain-like protein with RING/FYVE/PHD-type zinc finger domain (TAIR:AT3G19510.1); Has 10 Blast hits to 10 proteins in 2 species: Archae - 0; Bacteria - 0; Metazoa - 0; Fungi - 0; Plants - 10; Viruses - 0; Other Eukaryotes - 0 (source: NCBI BLink).), with amino-acid sequence MENVEKRLIQLFTTYLNKAKHHMQGGSDMPNELVIGLHCRGEFESHRSWMQPRVQRGLEERMLFSSHKRAQIYKEAATSSLVAASSAPGEVREG